The Geothrix sp. genome window below encodes:
- the lepB gene encoding signal peptidase I: MRPWIPGAALALALSPLAVIHPVRVSGRSMEPNLANGRLRWVLRAWVIPPPRRGEVWLVEGPHGSSVKRVLGLPGETLTWQGPDLWIDGRRIDEPWVVHPERGGEGHQICNRGYLVLGDNRPESQDGRQWGPLPRTAMRGRIL; the protein is encoded by the coding sequence ATGCGTCCCTGGATCCCCGGCGCTGCCCTGGCCCTGGCCCTCTCGCCGCTGGCCGTGATCCACCCGGTGCGCGTGTCCGGGCGCAGCATGGAACCGAACCTGGCCAACGGCCGCCTGCGCTGGGTCCTGCGGGCCTGGGTGATTCCCCCGCCCCGGCGGGGGGAGGTCTGGCTGGTCGAAGGACCGCACGGTTCCTCCGTGAAGCGGGTGCTGGGCCTGCCCGGCGAGACCCTGACCTGGCAGGGTCCCGATCTCTGGATCGACGGCCGACGCATCGACGAGCCCTGGGTGGTCCACCCCGAACGGGGAGGAGAGGGGCACCAAATCTGCAACCGGGGTTATCTGGTCCTGGGCGACAACCGGCCGGAGAGCCAGGATGGGCGGCAATGGGGCCCCCTCCCCAGGACCGCCATGAGAGGCCGGATCCTCTAG
- a CDS encoding serine/threonine-protein kinase, whose translation MPPVPGTRIGPYEILSPLGSGGMGEVFKAHDPKLDRFVAIKVLPQALYQDPRTRARFEREAKAVAALSHPNILGIFDFGWDGSRAYAVMELLEGSSLREILRDGAVPPRKAVEWAIQIARGVGAAHEKGIIHRDLKPDNVFITEDGQVKVLDFGLAKTLESGRGQMATLRPGSEHPTELSEAGMLIGTVGYMSPEQVRGEPADTRSDIFSLGVVLFEMLTGRRPFAGPSGAETFSAILRDAPPELEGLRGALAPGLDRLVFRCLEKRPQDRFQNMKDLAFGLEAPLSMASPLPAWGPGLRWPAWRRRVLLGSALGLALTGGGLAWAFRGTPAALSAPAFQRLFFTPGTVESAFFGPDGKTIFFSARLGGGDSETFVIDPRSLEPKPLGLKDALLVGVSGNNDLALIRHPRRWLLGRYRGTLARVPAGGGALRDLQADVLEAAWDGQGLALLTSDDAQRGRLEFPIGRAAFESNGISHTAKLIRLSPGGDRMAMVETQGGSAKVVLLDREGRRTVVFEKPGDGFGDTLTGLAWGPGNDLWLSELQADQTALWSIRPGSPARLLWRGDGSKQLMDVFSDGRALLANHQVRRGVLVQRAGELTHQERSVRGGTQVQGLSPDGGRLLLLESPALDGGTALDETYLADFAGGPALKLAKGNPYGFSLGGRWIQLNLNGLSPKDLDTGVTTGLLKAGLNPAAVLDPASPRPCLVFLSVGQDQPIVVPLPQRFRAVGCAFLLPDGHRALFQGSEGSQGLKYYLVELKGGEPRAITEEGFGHNIVGSSPLSPDGKRLFITSDRKTWFILPVDGGKPVPIRGVQAEERLISWAADGRSLFVRPELSLLPVTVHRLDPVTGKRVEVHRFMPPDAAGYLQTRTAYATPDGKAFAFTYDRKLSALYLVEGLR comes from the coding sequence ATGCCCCCCGTCCCTGGAACCCGCATCGGCCCCTACGAGATCCTGAGCCCCCTGGGTTCCGGTGGCATGGGGGAGGTCTTCAAGGCCCACGATCCGAAACTGGACCGTTTCGTGGCCATCAAGGTGCTGCCCCAGGCGCTCTACCAGGACCCCCGGACCCGGGCCCGCTTCGAACGCGAGGCCAAGGCGGTGGCGGCCCTCTCTCATCCCAACATCCTGGGCATCTTCGACTTCGGCTGGGATGGCAGCCGGGCCTACGCGGTGATGGAGCTGCTGGAGGGAAGCAGCCTCCGGGAGATCCTGAGGGATGGCGCCGTGCCCCCCCGGAAGGCCGTGGAGTGGGCCATCCAGATCGCCCGTGGCGTGGGGGCCGCCCACGAGAAGGGCATCATCCACCGGGACCTGAAGCCGGACAATGTCTTCATCACGGAGGATGGCCAGGTCAAGGTGCTGGACTTCGGGCTGGCCAAGACGCTGGAATCCGGGCGCGGCCAGATGGCGACCCTGAGGCCCGGATCCGAGCACCCGACAGAGCTCAGCGAGGCCGGAATGCTCATCGGGACGGTGGGCTACATGAGCCCTGAGCAGGTGCGGGGTGAGCCGGCGGACACCCGCTCGGACATCTTCAGCCTGGGGGTGGTGCTCTTCGAGATGCTCACCGGACGGCGGCCATTTGCCGGACCCAGCGGCGCCGAAACCTTTTCGGCCATCCTCCGGGACGCGCCCCCGGAGCTCGAGGGTCTCCGGGGCGCCTTGGCCCCCGGGCTGGACCGGCTCGTCTTCCGCTGCCTGGAGAAGCGCCCCCAGGACCGGTTCCAGAACATGAAGGACCTGGCCTTCGGGCTGGAGGCCCCCCTGTCCATGGCGAGCCCCCTCCCCGCGTGGGGCCCGGGGCTCCGATGGCCGGCCTGGCGGCGCCGGGTCCTCCTGGGCTCCGCCCTCGGGCTGGCCCTGACCGGGGGCGGGCTCGCCTGGGCTTTCCGCGGCACCCCGGCAGCGCTTTCGGCGCCCGCCTTCCAGCGGCTCTTCTTCACGCCGGGGACCGTGGAATCCGCCTTCTTCGGGCCCGATGGCAAGACCATCTTCTTCTCGGCGAGGCTCGGAGGCGGCGATTCGGAGACCTTCGTCATCGACCCCCGAAGCCTGGAACCCAAGCCCCTGGGGTTGAAGGATGCCCTGCTGGTGGGGGTGTCCGGGAACAACGACCTGGCCCTGATCCGGCACCCCCGCCGCTGGCTGCTGGGGCGCTACCGCGGCACCCTCGCCCGGGTGCCTGCGGGTGGAGGGGCGTTGCGGGACCTCCAGGCGGATGTGCTCGAGGCGGCCTGGGACGGCCAGGGTCTGGCCCTGCTGACCAGCGACGACGCGCAGCGGGGCCGCCTGGAGTTTCCGATCGGACGGGCGGCCTTCGAGTCCAACGGCATCAGCCATACCGCCAAGCTGATCCGGCTGTCTCCGGGCGGAGACCGGATGGCCATGGTCGAGACCCAGGGTGGAAGCGCCAAGGTCGTGCTGCTGGACCGGGAGGGCCGGCGGACCGTGGTGTTCGAAAAGCCCGGAGACGGCTTCGGTGACACCCTCACCGGACTCGCCTGGGGGCCTGGGAATGATCTGTGGCTGAGCGAACTCCAGGCGGATCAGACGGCCCTGTGGTCGATCCGGCCGGGATCTCCGGCGCGCCTCCTGTGGCGTGGGGACGGCTCCAAGCAGCTCATGGATGTCTTTTCCGATGGGCGGGCCCTCCTGGCCAACCATCAGGTGCGGCGTGGCGTGTTGGTGCAGCGGGCCGGGGAGCTGACCCACCAGGAACGCTCGGTCCGCGGCGGCACCCAGGTCCAGGGGCTGAGCCCGGATGGCGGGCGGCTGCTCCTGCTCGAATCGCCAGCTTTGGATGGGGGAACCGCCCTGGATGAAACCTATCTCGCGGATTTCGCGGGTGGGCCCGCCCTGAAGCTGGCCAAGGGCAACCCCTACGGATTCTCCCTGGGGGGACGCTGGATTCAGCTGAACCTCAACGGACTCAGCCCGAAGGATCTCGACACCGGCGTGACCACGGGGCTCCTGAAGGCGGGCCTGAACCCTGCGGCCGTCCTGGATCCCGCCTCGCCCAGGCCCTGCCTGGTGTTCCTGTCCGTGGGGCAGGACCAGCCCATCGTGGTGCCCCTGCCCCAGCGGTTCCGGGCGGTCGGGTGCGCCTTCCTCCTGCCGGATGGACATCGCGCGCTCTTCCAGGGGAGCGAGGGATCCCAGGGGTTGAAGTACTACCTGGTGGAGCTCAAGGGCGGCGAGCCCCGGGCCATCACCGAGGAGGGCTTCGGTCACAACATCGTGGGCAGCAGTCCCCTGTCGCCCGACGGGAAGCGTCTCTTCATCACGAGCGACCGCAAGACCTGGTTCATCCTGCCGGTCGATGGGGGGAAGCCTGTGCCCATCCGGGGGGTCCAGGCCGAGGAACGGCTCATCAGCTGGGCGGCGGATGGCCGGAGCCTCTTCGTCCGCCCGGAACTCTCCCTCCTGCCGGTGACGGTCCACCGCCTGGATCCCGTCACGGGGAAGCGGGTGGAGGTCCACCGCTTCATGCCGCCCGATGCCGCAGGCTACCTGCAGACGCGGACGGCCTATGCCACGCCCGACGGGAAGGCCTTCGCCTTCACCTACGACCGCAAGCTCAGCGCCCTCTACCTGGTCGAGGGGCTCCGGTAG
- a CDS encoding YafY family protein: MRRADRLFQIVQLLRRDRISTAARLSRELGVSERTLYRDIADLMASGVPIESEAGVGYSLPRHFDLPPLMLNAEEGEALLLGARVVAAWGDPSLREAAESLLRKVEAVLPPDRRRSLSDLPFLVPDFHVPPETARFLGELRRGLREHRRVRITYARADGTASTRVLQPLGLVFWGYRWHLAAWCELREALRTFRVDRIQSSEVLDPFEPTPGQGLEDYLGQFRAGPSR, translated from the coding sequence ATGCGCCGCGCCGACCGCCTGTTCCAGATCGTGCAGCTGCTGCGGCGGGACCGCATCAGTACCGCCGCCCGCCTGTCCAGGGAGCTCGGTGTCAGCGAGCGCACCCTCTACCGCGACATCGCGGACCTCATGGCCTCGGGCGTGCCCATCGAGAGTGAAGCCGGTGTGGGCTACAGCCTCCCCCGGCATTTCGACCTCCCTCCCCTCATGCTCAACGCGGAGGAGGGCGAGGCGCTGCTTCTGGGTGCTCGCGTCGTGGCCGCCTGGGGCGATCCCTCGCTCCGGGAGGCCGCAGAGAGCCTCCTCCGGAAAGTCGAGGCCGTCCTGCCGCCGGACCGGAGGCGGTCGCTGTCGGACCTGCCCTTCCTGGTGCCGGACTTCCATGTCCCCCCGGAAACCGCCCGCTTCCTCGGCGAGCTGCGCCGGGGTCTGCGCGAGCATCGCCGCGTCCGGATCACCTACGCGCGCGCCGACGGAACCGCCTCGACCCGGGTGCTGCAGCCCCTGGGCCTGGTCTTCTGGGGCTACCGGTGGCACCTCGCGGCCTGGTGCGAGCTGCGCGAAGCCCTCCGCACCTTCCGCGTGGACCGCATCCAGTCCAGCGAGGTGCTCGACCCCTTCGAGCCGACCCCTGGCCAGGGCCTGGAGGACTACCTTGGACAATTCCGGGCGGGACCTTCCCGGTGA
- a CDS encoding 6-carboxytetrahydropterin synthase has translation MGSTSALHFEAAVTRPLSVVFRAGEAWEGHDYTVEVVATRQGLDGFDVVVDFRDLEAALDRSLAPLQGRLLSELGLDGPLALAQRLLAELAPFVPSPARLKEVALTDGRGRRMVVLS, from the coding sequence TTGGGAAGCACCTCCGCCCTCCATTTTGAAGCCGCCGTCACCCGCCCCCTGTCGGTGGTGTTCCGGGCGGGCGAAGCCTGGGAGGGCCACGACTACACGGTGGAGGTGGTGGCCACACGGCAGGGCCTGGACGGCTTCGATGTCGTGGTCGACTTCCGCGACCTGGAGGCCGCCCTGGACCGCAGCCTGGCCCCCCTGCAGGGCAGGCTCCTCTCCGAGCTGGGGCTGGACGGCCCCCTGGCCCTGGCCCAGCGCCTGCTGGCCGAGCTGGCCCCCTTCGTCCCGTCCCCCGCGCGCCTCAAGGAGGTGGCCCTGACGGATGGGCGGGGACGGAGGATGGTGGTGCTTTCGTGA
- a CDS encoding (Fe-S)-binding protein, with protein MKALEIALFWIMTLAAAGFFAWTVRKRLATLRAGLPDNRFDQPWVRLKGVFTLAIMQKRMVRDKYAGFYHILIFWGFCALALRSIGLVLEGLFPAFHMTEALGAFGYGYQATKDVFEVLVLLGLGLATFRRLAAKPWRLENSWDAWATLSLIGTLMITDLLADGAYIWLHNPAWKAWAPVSLFVANQLRDMGGTGLLVLYKSMWWLHLATLYFFANFLPYSKHFHVFTSLFNIYFRELEPQKNLKPMDLEAEHFGINKIQDFSWKQMLDFYTCVECGRCLENCPTTLTGKPLRPKDFGNDLRDYLKATPLEQMGQDQPVPEDRKLIGGPVPEGSYWKRDDEVAPWSKAQLEGWISQDTIWACTSCGYCEWACPLQISFVDKIIGMRRYLTLEESDFPAEAQTAFKGMERQGNPWNLPQADRAKWAEGLEVPTFAENPEAEYLFWVGCAGSYDAAGQKVSQALVKLLKAANVSFAILGTEESCTCESARRLGNEYLYQTATEANIEVLKGHGVKKVITNCPHCLNTLKNEYPAFGGDFEVVHGTELVAKLISEGKLKMEQTVDVDLTYHDPCYLSRINGQVEAPRAILDAIPGVKLTEMEKHGEATMCCGAGGGRFWLEEHLGKRVNHERFEQAMETKATTIAVGCPFCNVMLNNAAGETNHEGVATTDVLELAAKALK; from the coding sequence ATGAAGGCCCTGGAAATCGCGCTGTTCTGGATCATGACGCTGGCTGCGGCCGGGTTCTTCGCCTGGACCGTGCGGAAGCGCCTGGCCACCCTGAGGGCCGGCCTGCCGGACAACCGCTTCGACCAGCCCTGGGTGCGCCTGAAGGGGGTCTTCACCCTGGCCATCATGCAGAAGCGCATGGTCCGCGACAAATACGCGGGCTTCTACCACATCCTCATCTTCTGGGGCTTCTGCGCCCTGGCCCTGCGGTCCATCGGGCTGGTGCTGGAAGGGCTCTTCCCCGCCTTCCACATGACCGAGGCCCTGGGCGCCTTCGGCTACGGCTACCAGGCCACCAAGGATGTCTTCGAGGTGCTGGTGCTGCTGGGGCTGGGCCTCGCGACCTTCCGCCGCCTGGCCGCCAAGCCCTGGCGCCTGGAGAACTCCTGGGACGCCTGGGCCACCCTGAGCCTCATCGGCACCCTGATGATCACGGACCTGCTGGCGGACGGGGCCTACATCTGGCTGCACAACCCGGCATGGAAGGCCTGGGCCCCCGTGAGCCTCTTCGTGGCGAACCAGCTGCGGGACATGGGCGGCACGGGGCTGCTGGTGCTCTACAAGAGCATGTGGTGGCTGCACCTGGCGACCCTCTACTTCTTCGCCAATTTCCTCCCCTATTCCAAGCACTTCCATGTGTTCACCTCGCTCTTCAACATCTACTTCCGGGAACTGGAGCCCCAGAAGAACCTGAAGCCCATGGATCTGGAGGCCGAGCACTTCGGCATCAACAAGATCCAGGACTTCTCCTGGAAGCAGATGCTCGACTTCTACACCTGCGTGGAGTGCGGCCGCTGCCTGGAGAACTGCCCCACCACGCTTACCGGCAAGCCGCTCCGGCCCAAGGATTTCGGCAATGACCTTCGCGACTACCTGAAGGCCACGCCCCTGGAGCAGATGGGCCAGGACCAGCCCGTCCCCGAGGACCGCAAGCTCATCGGCGGCCCCGTGCCCGAGGGCTCCTACTGGAAGCGCGATGACGAAGTGGCGCCCTGGAGCAAGGCACAGCTGGAAGGCTGGATCAGCCAGGACACCATCTGGGCCTGCACCAGCTGCGGCTACTGCGAGTGGGCCTGCCCCCTGCAGATCAGCTTCGTGGACAAGATCATCGGCATGCGTCGCTACCTCACGCTGGAGGAGAGCGACTTCCCCGCCGAGGCCCAGACCGCCTTCAAGGGCATGGAGCGCCAGGGCAACCCCTGGAACCTGCCCCAGGCGGACCGCGCCAAGTGGGCCGAGGGACTCGAAGTGCCCACCTTCGCCGAGAACCCCGAGGCTGAGTATCTGTTCTGGGTGGGCTGCGCCGGTTCCTACGACGCCGCAGGCCAGAAGGTCTCCCAGGCCCTGGTGAAGCTGCTCAAGGCCGCGAATGTGTCGTTCGCGATCCTCGGCACCGAGGAGAGCTGCACCTGCGAATCCGCGCGGCGCCTGGGGAACGAGTACCTCTACCAGACGGCCACGGAGGCCAACATCGAGGTCCTCAAGGGCCATGGTGTGAAGAAGGTCATCACCAACTGCCCCCACTGCCTCAACACCCTGAAGAACGAGTATCCGGCCTTCGGGGGCGACTTCGAAGTGGTGCACGGCACCGAACTGGTGGCGAAACTCATCAGCGAAGGCAAGCTGAAGATGGAACAGACCGTGGATGTGGACCTCACCTACCACGATCCCTGCTACCTCAGCCGCATCAACGGCCAGGTGGAGGCGCCGCGGGCCATCCTGGATGCCATCCCCGGCGTGAAGCTCACCGAGATGGAGAAGCACGGGGAGGCCACCATGTGCTGTGGCGCCGGCGGCGGCCGCTTCTGGCTGGAGGAGCACCTGGGCAAGCGCGTCAACCATGAGCGCTTCGAGCAGGCCATGGAAACCAAGGCCACCACCATCGCCGTGGGCTGCCCCTTCTGCAATGTGATGCTCAACAACGCGGCGGGGGAGACGAACCACGAGGGCGTGGCCACCACCGATGTGCTGGAGCTGGCGGCGAAGGCCCTGAAGTAG
- the murA gene encoding UDP-N-acetylglucosamine 1-carboxyvinyltransferase yields the protein MDRLVIQGGHPLRGRIRVSGAKNAALPCLAATLLTPDPVLLSNLPAVADIRTMVKVLQALGTEASLEPEGEGFELTARLACAGSEDPKAPYDLVKTMRASILVLGPLLARFGKATVSLPGGCAIGARPVNLHLEALERMGASIEISHGYIHATVKGPLQAIDHAFEKVSVGATENILMAAALAKGTTVLRNAAMEPEIGDLAQLLVKMGAQIEGIGTGTLTITGVAKLHGCEHAVIADRIEAGTYLCAVAAACGDVVLDRCEPGHLRALLDLLERAGCLVTEREGQDGRQLRIQREPGQKLRSKDVTTLPYPGFPTDLQAQVMAVMTQACGISVINEGIFENRFQHAMELERLGANLRTDGHRAIVAGPADLTGCTVMATDLRASAALVIAGLVAKGETIVDRIYHLDRGYAGLEKKLQGVGARIERVGGGKV from the coding sequence ATGGACCGACTGGTGATCCAAGGTGGACATCCCCTGCGGGGGCGCATCCGGGTGTCGGGGGCCAAGAACGCGGCCCTGCCCTGCCTCGCGGCGACCCTGTTGACGCCCGACCCGGTCCTCCTGTCCAACCTGCCCGCCGTGGCCGACATCCGCACCATGGTGAAGGTGCTGCAGGCCCTGGGCACGGAAGCCTCCCTGGAACCGGAAGGCGAGGGCTTCGAGCTGACCGCCCGGCTGGCCTGCGCCGGCAGCGAGGATCCCAAGGCCCCCTACGACCTGGTGAAGACCATGCGGGCCTCCATCCTGGTGCTGGGGCCCCTGCTCGCCCGCTTCGGCAAGGCCACCGTGAGCCTCCCCGGCGGCTGCGCCATCGGCGCCCGCCCCGTGAACCTGCACCTGGAGGCCCTTGAGCGCATGGGCGCCTCCATCGAAATCAGCCATGGCTACATCCACGCCACCGTGAAGGGCCCCCTGCAGGCCATCGACCACGCCTTCGAGAAGGTGAGCGTGGGCGCCACGGAGAACATCCTCATGGCCGCGGCCCTGGCCAAGGGCACCACGGTCCTGCGCAACGCGGCCATGGAGCCCGAGATCGGCGACCTGGCCCAGCTGCTCGTCAAGATGGGCGCCCAGATCGAGGGCATCGGCACGGGAACCCTCACCATCACCGGTGTGGCGAAGCTCCATGGCTGCGAGCACGCGGTCATCGCCGACCGCATCGAGGCCGGCACCTACCTCTGCGCCGTGGCCGCGGCCTGCGGCGATGTGGTGCTGGATCGCTGCGAGCCCGGGCACCTGCGCGCACTGCTGGACCTGCTGGAGCGGGCGGGCTGCCTGGTCACCGAGCGGGAGGGCCAGGACGGCCGCCAGCTCCGCATCCAGCGGGAGCCCGGCCAGAAGCTGCGGTCCAAGGATGTCACCACCCTGCCCTACCCTGGTTTCCCCACGGACCTGCAGGCGCAGGTGATGGCCGTCATGACACAGGCCTGCGGCATCAGCGTCATCAATGAAGGCATCTTCGAGAACCGCTTCCAGCACGCCATGGAGCTGGAGCGCCTGGGCGCGAACCTCCGCACGGACGGCCACCGCGCCATCGTGGCCGGCCCAGCGGACCTGACCGGGTGCACGGTCATGGCCACAGACCTCCGCGCCAGCGCCGCCCTGGTCATCGCCGGCCTCGTGGCCAAGGGCGAGACCATCGTCGACCGCATCTATCATCTCGACCGCGGCTATGCCGGCCTGGAGAAGAAGCTCCAGGGCGTCGGGGCCCGCATCGAGCGGGTGGGTGGCGGCAAGGTCTAG